In one window of Skermanella rosea DNA:
- a CDS encoding polysaccharide deacetylase family protein, producing the protein MAVSPAFVEFGRDVLARGQGEIGMHLHAWDSPPSVPLTENDHKYKPYLIEYPVEVMRAKIDYMTKLLQDVFDTPITSHRAGRWAMNETYAGILIDQGYLADCSVTPHVDWRGTAGNPAGKGGTNYQGYPGVPYFVDPADLGRPGQSQLLEVPMTVSKRLPLALRDVFDGYLQQGGLPVRLLNRMMKNHWLRPNGRNGADMVSLVRSEAAVGAAHVEFMLHSSEFMPGGSPTFRDAEAIERLYADIDAVFAEGAALFEGATLAEFRSSFATAVQPVPDPIEAMASGGNVVIDGLRS; encoded by the coding sequence ATGGCCGTTTCCCCGGCCTTCGTCGAATTCGGCCGGGACGTCCTGGCACGGGGCCAGGGCGAGATCGGCATGCACCTGCACGCGTGGGACTCCCCGCCGTCGGTGCCGCTCACCGAGAACGACCACAAGTACAAGCCGTACCTGATCGAGTATCCGGTCGAGGTCATGAGGGCCAAGATCGACTACATGACCAAGCTGCTGCAGGACGTCTTCGACACGCCGATCACCAGCCACCGTGCCGGCCGGTGGGCGATGAACGAGACCTATGCCGGCATCCTGATCGACCAGGGCTACCTGGCCGACTGCTCGGTGACGCCGCATGTGGACTGGAGGGGGACCGCGGGTAATCCGGCCGGCAAGGGCGGCACCAACTACCAGGGCTATCCCGGCGTTCCCTATTTCGTCGATCCCGCCGATCTCGGCCGGCCGGGCCAGTCGCAGCTTCTCGAAGTGCCGATGACCGTGTCCAAGCGCCTGCCCCTGGCGCTGCGCGACGTCTTCGACGGCTACCTCCAGCAGGGCGGCCTTCCGGTCCGCCTGCTGAACCGGATGATGAAGAACCACTGGCTGCGCCCGAACGGCCGGAACGGCGCCGACATGGTGAGCCTTGTGCGGTCCGAGGCTGCGGTCGGCGCCGCCCATGTGGAATTCATGCTGCACTCCTCCGAGTTCATGCCGGGGGGCAGCCCGACGTTCCGCGACGCCGAGGCGATCGAGCGGCTCTACGCCGACATCGATGCCGTCTTCGCCGAGGGCGCCGCTTTGTTCGAGGGTGCCACCCTGGCCGAGTTCCGGTCGAGCTTCGCCACGGCGGTGCAGCCGGTCCCCGATCCGATCGAGGCGATGGCCTCGGGCGGCAACGTGGTTATTGATGGCTTAAGGAGTTGA
- a CDS encoding YjbH domain-containing protein, whose protein sequence is MVPSTGSCRHGLVGLGAFLAAALASPAGAGPSLTDTGGTGLLQVPGARMLPPDTLAAGVAWTPLYRHGFVTLQALPDLEVTLRQSTGIATHERPGGQSGGLDLKLRLLREDAGRPEVSIGARGLFQTGGQAAGYLVMSRRWFDTDWTLGVGWGRFAQGSPFGSRVSPIGGVEVRTPVDGLSLKLDYTGDLLRAERAAHPGLSRPFPVNVGLAWRPLPWIEVGAGLEQGHYAMLRGAFLLDAAGLDRRPSAAPPAKAARPAPVARPARTTPRTAERRILAALRSAGMAARAARIDEEEATVWLDEIPDGPPARTAGRAARIMAARAPAEVEMLTVVLGPAELNGTAVSILRADLERADRHAGSPAEIWRTAELERAGSIDAPPRPPGERWDFTLTPRLDLSPAFRSGSPAYRATLDAAVASGLAGGFVTGAGLRFNLGSDLARRSAGGRDAGLPTVRGDLARYAEGVAVTADHLYTAWLWNPVSDWHTRLSAGHLDEMFGGWEAEVLFRPFGARWAAGADADLVAKRVPGNLLYFEAQGYASAHASVYYESRDGLTHGTIRAGRYLAGDLGATLELSRAFEGGVRIGAYATVTDAGTGAMDQGISIRIPLGLLPGPLSGSGRGLASEVAVRSLGRDAGQRVDQPLRLYDLTGGSGVGRIMGTWNRLLE, encoded by the coding sequence ATGGTTCCATCCACCGGGTCATGCCGGCACGGCCTCGTCGGCCTCGGGGCGTTCCTGGCCGCCGCATTGGCGTCCCCCGCCGGTGCCGGCCCCTCGTTGACCGACACCGGCGGGACCGGCCTGCTGCAGGTCCCCGGCGCCCGCATGCTGCCGCCCGACACCTTGGCCGCCGGCGTGGCCTGGACGCCGCTGTACCGGCACGGCTTCGTCACGCTCCAGGCCCTGCCGGACCTGGAGGTGACCCTCCGGCAATCCACCGGGATCGCGACCCATGAGCGTCCCGGCGGGCAGTCGGGCGGACTGGACCTGAAGCTCAGGCTGCTTCGCGAGGATGCCGGCCGGCCCGAGGTCTCGATCGGCGCCCGCGGCCTGTTCCAGACCGGCGGACAGGCGGCCGGCTATCTCGTGATGAGCCGGCGGTGGTTCGACACCGACTGGACCCTGGGCGTCGGCTGGGGCCGCTTCGCGCAGGGGAGCCCGTTCGGCTCCCGCGTCTCGCCGATCGGCGGGGTCGAGGTCCGGACCCCGGTCGACGGGCTGTCGCTGAAGCTGGACTATACCGGCGACCTGCTGCGGGCCGAACGGGCGGCCCACCCCGGCCTGTCCCGCCCGTTCCCGGTGAATGTCGGCCTGGCGTGGCGCCCGCTGCCCTGGATCGAGGTCGGCGCCGGGCTCGAGCAGGGGCATTACGCCATGCTGCGCGGCGCGTTCCTCCTCGACGCCGCCGGGCTGGACCGCCGTCCCTCCGCAGCCCCGCCGGCCAAGGCCGCGCGCCCTGCGCCGGTTGCCCGCCCGGCGCGGACGACTCCGCGCACCGCCGAACGGCGCATCCTGGCGGCGCTCCGGTCCGCCGGGATGGCCGCCCGGGCGGCCAGGATCGACGAAGAAGAAGCGACGGTCTGGCTGGACGAGATTCCCGACGGGCCGCCGGCACGCACGGCCGGTCGGGCGGCCCGGATCATGGCGGCACGCGCGCCTGCGGAGGTCGAGATGCTGACCGTGGTGCTCGGCCCGGCGGAGCTGAACGGGACCGCTGTGTCCATCCTGCGCGCCGACCTGGAGCGCGCGGATCGCCATGCCGGTTCGCCGGCCGAGATCTGGCGGACGGCGGAGCTGGAACGGGCCGGGAGCATCGACGCCCCGCCACGGCCGCCGGGCGAGCGCTGGGACTTCACGCTGACCCCGCGGCTCGACCTGTCGCCCGCCTTCCGCTCCGGGTCGCCGGCCTACCGCGCGACCCTCGACGCGGCGGTGGCGAGCGGGCTGGCGGGCGGGTTCGTCACCGGCGCCGGGCTGCGCTTCAACCTGGGCAGCGATCTGGCACGGCGATCGGCCGGCGGGCGGGACGCCGGCCTGCCGACGGTGCGCGGCGACCTGGCCCGGTACGCCGAGGGCGTCGCGGTCACGGCCGACCACCTGTACACCGCGTGGCTGTGGAACCCCGTCTCCGACTGGCACACCCGCCTGTCCGCGGGACACCTGGACGAGATGTTCGGCGGCTGGGAGGCCGAGGTGCTGTTCCGGCCGTTCGGCGCCCGCTGGGCCGCCGGGGCCGATGCCGACCTGGTGGCGAAGCGGGTACCCGGCAACCTGCTCTATTTCGAGGCGCAGGGCTACGCCTCGGCCCATGCCAGCGTCTATTACGAGAGCCGCGACGGCCTGACCCATGGGACGATAAGGGCCGGCCGCTACCTGGCGGGCGACCTCGGGGCGACGCTGGAGCTGAGCCGCGCCTTCGAGGGCGGCGTGCGCATCGGGGCCTATGCCACGGTCACCGACGCGGGAACCGGGGCGATGGACCAGGGGATCAGCATCCGCATCCCGCTCGGGCTGCTGCCGGGCCCCCTGTCCGGTTCCGGGCGCGGGCTGGCATCGGAAGTCGCGGTCAGGTCCCTGGGCCGGGACGCCGGCCAGCGGGTCGACCAGCCCCTGCGCCTGTACGACCTGACCGGAGGCTCCGGCGTCGGCCGGATCATGGGAACCTGGAACCGCCTGCTGGAGTGA
- a CDS encoding NAD(P)/FAD-dependent oxidoreductase yields the protein MMSEIQPNRALDGVAPERVDCVVIGAGVIGLAVARQLALAGRDVVLLEGSDCIGSGTSSRNSEVIHAGLYYPKGSLKARLCVRGRDALYAYCADRGVPHRRCGKLLVATDEGQRGKLAEIDAKARANGVTDLEWLSAADVAALEPALHTVGALHSPSSGIVDTHGLMLAYQGELEDHGGMVAFNSPVAGGRVTDDGIIIETGGPEPFRLIANLVVNSGGLFAQEIARSIQGIPADSIPPIHLAKGNYFSLARRAPFSRLIYPVPEPGGLGVHLTLDLAGQARFGPDVEWIDRINYDVDIRRADKFYGAIRRYWPDLPDDALQPGYAGIRPKLVAAGVADADFMIQGPRQHGVPGLLNLYGIESPGITASLAIAAEAEAVLLERETAPLQA from the coding sequence ATGATGAGCGAAATTCAGCCGAACCGCGCCCTGGACGGCGTGGCCCCGGAGAGAGTCGATTGCGTGGTGATCGGCGCTGGAGTGATCGGGCTGGCGGTGGCCCGCCAGTTGGCCCTGGCCGGCCGGGACGTCGTCCTGCTGGAAGGGTCGGACTGCATCGGCAGCGGCACCAGCTCCCGCAACAGCGAGGTCATCCATGCCGGCCTCTATTATCCCAAGGGCAGCCTGAAGGCGCGGCTGTGCGTCCGGGGCCGCGACGCGCTCTACGCCTACTGCGCCGACCGGGGCGTTCCCCATCGCCGCTGCGGCAAGCTGCTGGTCGCGACCGACGAGGGCCAGCGCGGCAAGCTGGCCGAGATCGACGCCAAGGCGCGGGCCAACGGCGTGACCGACCTGGAATGGCTGAGCGCCGCCGACGTCGCGGCGCTGGAGCCGGCGCTGCACACCGTCGGCGCCCTGCATTCCCCGTCGAGCGGCATCGTGGACACCCACGGGCTGATGCTGGCCTACCAGGGCGAGTTGGAGGACCATGGCGGCATGGTGGCCTTCAACAGCCCGGTCGCCGGCGGGCGGGTCACCGACGACGGCATCATCATCGAGACGGGCGGCCCGGAGCCGTTCCGCCTGATCGCCAACCTGGTGGTCAATTCGGGCGGGCTGTTCGCCCAGGAGATCGCGCGGTCGATCCAGGGCATCCCGGCGGACTCGATCCCGCCGATCCACTTGGCGAAGGGCAATTATTTCTCGCTCGCCCGGCGGGCGCCGTTCAGCCGGCTGATCTATCCGGTGCCGGAACCGGGCGGCCTGGGCGTCCACCTGACGCTCGACCTGGCCGGGCAGGCCCGGTTCGGACCGGACGTCGAATGGATCGACCGGATCAACTACGACGTGGACATCCGCCGCGCCGACAAGTTCTACGGAGCGATCCGCCGCTACTGGCCGGACCTGCCCGACGACGCGCTCCAGCCCGGCTACGCCGGCATCCGGCCGAAGCTGGTCGCGGCCGGGGTGGCCGACGCCGATTTCATGATCCAGGGACCGCGCCAGCACGGCGTGCCGGGGCTGCTCAACCTCTACGGCATCGAATCGCCTGGCATCACCGCCTCGCTCGCCATCGCGGCGGAGGCGGAGGCGGTCCTGCTGGAGCGCGAGACGGCTCCCCTCCAGGCTTGA
- a CDS encoding pentapeptide repeat-containing protein, whose protein sequence is MQDVLDRHSRWVRGLAGGTRADLSLSNLEGLDLCHVDLRGALLRGAKLARANLAGARLSGSDLFCVDLRHCDLRGADLSGADLRGARLHSADCAGANFRDADLREGNLMAPADGPPDPQARPRAPWHGLPVPAGLCSRTDLTAASLRRADLTGADLTGCNLQNADLSEANLTGTNLSECRLCGANLDGAALAGTRFHNADLVGTRLSGCDLTHADLAGAHFTKMLDTLGLEIQRVINNHERWIESGGARGARAELDGADLNRVDLRNVNLSGATLRGASLVKALLAGARMIMADLSGADLSGANLSGADLSGANLSYARLNGADLHDALLCPAQILDGNGKPSGRIWATSLLGADLRRAHLVGTQLASANLSEANLDLADLAGADLTGAKLPGAPYFR, encoded by the coding sequence TTGCAGGATGTTCTGGACAGGCACTCGCGCTGGGTCAGGGGGCTGGCGGGCGGGACCCGCGCCGATCTTTCCTTGTCGAACCTCGAGGGACTGGATCTCTGCCATGTCGACCTGCGCGGCGCCCTGCTGCGCGGCGCCAAGCTTGCCAGGGCCAACCTGGCGGGCGCAAGGCTGTCCGGCTCCGACCTGTTCTGCGTCGACCTGCGCCACTGCGACCTGCGCGGCGCCGATCTTTCCGGTGCCGACCTGCGCGGCGCCCGGCTGCATTCGGCGGACTGCGCCGGGGCCAATTTCCGGGACGCCGACCTGCGCGAGGGGAACCTGATGGCTCCCGCCGACGGCCCGCCGGATCCGCAGGCCAGGCCCCGCGCGCCCTGGCATGGCCTGCCGGTGCCCGCGGGACTGTGCTCGCGGACGGACCTGACCGCCGCGTCGCTGCGCCGGGCCGACCTCACCGGGGCGGACCTGACCGGCTGCAACCTGCAGAATGCGGATCTCAGCGAAGCCAACCTGACCGGCACGAACCTGTCGGAATGCCGCCTGTGCGGCGCGAACCTGGACGGCGCGGCGCTGGCCGGCACCCGGTTCCACAACGCCGACCTGGTCGGCACCCGCCTGTCCGGCTGCGACCTGACCCATGCCGACCTCGCGGGCGCTCATTTCACCAAGATGCTGGACACCCTGGGGCTGGAGATCCAGCGGGTGATCAACAACCACGAGCGCTGGATCGAGAGCGGCGGCGCGCGGGGCGCCCGGGCCGAACTGGACGGCGCCGACCTCAACCGCGTCGACCTGCGCAACGTCAACCTGAGCGGCGCCACCCTGCGCGGAGCGTCGCTGGTCAAGGCCCTGCTGGCGGGCGCCAGGATGATCATGGCCGACCTGTCCGGCGCCGACCTGTCCGGCGCCAACCTCAGCGGCGCCGACCTGTCCGGCGCCAACCTCAGCTACGCCCGCCTGAACGGCGCGGACCTGCACGACGCGCTGCTGTGCCCCGCGCAGATCCTGGACGGCAACGGCAAGCCGAGCGGCCGGATCTGGGCGACGTCGCTGCTGGGGGCGGACCTGCGCCGGGCCCATCTCGTGGGCACGCAGCTGGCCTCGGCCAACCTCAGCGAGGCGAATCTCGACCTCGCCGACCTCGCGGGCGCCGACCTGACCGGCGCCAAGCTGCCCGGAGCGCCTTATTTCCGCTGA
- a CDS encoding DUF882 domain-containing protein translates to MMRDERAEQGRASMVGRRSFLCFGVATAASVILDPVQALAASRVAPPRRVSLLNTHTGERLTAEYWNRGRYQRDALRAIDRILRDHRTDAVHPIDPGLLDTIHALHSRLGARAPLHVISGYRSPETNEMLRETGGGGVARSSFHMRGMAIDIRVPGTDTRMVRRAALRLRAGGVGFYPQSDFVHLDVGPVRSW, encoded by the coding sequence ATGATGCGGGATGAGCGCGCGGAGCAGGGCCGGGCAAGCATGGTCGGGCGTCGTTCATTCCTCTGCTTCGGTGTCGCCACCGCCGCTTCCGTCATCCTGGATCCCGTGCAGGCCCTGGCCGCGAGCCGGGTCGCCCCGCCCCGGCGGGTGTCGCTCCTGAACACCCACACCGGCGAGCGGCTCACCGCGGAATACTGGAACCGGGGGCGCTACCAGCGCGACGCGCTGCGGGCCATCGACAGGATCCTGCGGGACCACCGCACCGATGCGGTTCACCCGATCGATCCCGGGCTGCTGGACACTATCCATGCGCTGCATTCCCGGCTCGGCGCCCGCGCGCCGCTCCACGTGATCTCCGGCTACCGCTCGCCCGAAACCAACGAGATGCTGCGGGAAACCGGCGGCGGCGGGGTCGCGCGGAGCAGTTTCCACATGCGCGGGATGGCGATCGACATCCGGGTGCCGGGGACCGACACCCGGATGGTCAGGCGGGCGGCGCTGCGCCTGCGGGCAGGGGGCGTCGGCTTCTATCCCCAAAGCGATTTCGTCCATCTGGATGTCGGGCCGGTCCGCTCCTGGTGA
- a CDS encoding L,D-transpeptidase family protein produces the protein MRVLLRRVLVLCALGGWPGAAPAHAVEPFLPALAEATEADVAIARRLSKDGPLEVDGQRLRNLAALRRFYAERGFDPAWTDGAGLAPAAPGLVALVRQAEREGLEPQHYHPDAIERRQGMADVATLAELDLLITDAVMEYAVDLRAGRLTPRQIAAELAAVPPRLDPQEIARAALAAPDLAAFLTGFTPPHPQYAALRDVLKRYRTVAAAGGWPAAGEGPVLKPGMRDAGVPALRRRLAATGDYAGKDLSSTLYDAPLEAAVKRFQSYNGLSQDGVVGASTRAALNVPAARRVGQIIANMERWRWMEDDLGERHVMVNIPGYTLKGVAPGVEPLRMPVIVGTVERPTPVFSHRINHLVFNPTWTIPPTVARNDILPKLIRNPGYLKEHDITLYESWAAGARKLDARGIDWRSVGSRITRYRMRQDPGPKNSLGQVKFMFPNDFDVYLHDTPARDKFSRNARGLSSGCVRVGDPDALARFLMEGMADWTEERRRQVLDAGETKTVWLRQSIPVHLTYQTVFVDDAGRTQFREDIYDRDGAFMNALMKRLPTQQTVAQAVD, from the coding sequence ATGAGAGTCCTTCTCCGTAGAGTCCTGGTCCTTTGCGCCCTCGGCGGCTGGCCCGGCGCGGCTCCCGCGCATGCGGTCGAGCCGTTCCTGCCGGCGCTGGCCGAGGCGACCGAAGCCGATGTCGCGATCGCGCGGCGGCTCAGCAAGGACGGCCCGCTCGAGGTGGACGGCCAGCGGCTGCGCAATCTTGCCGCGCTTCGCCGCTTCTATGCCGAGAGGGGCTTCGATCCGGCCTGGACCGACGGCGCCGGCCTTGCCCCCGCGGCACCCGGGCTGGTAGCGCTGGTCCGGCAGGCGGAGCGGGAAGGGCTGGAGCCGCAGCATTACCATCCCGACGCGATCGAGCGGCGGCAGGGCATGGCCGACGTGGCGACGCTGGCCGAACTGGACCTGCTGATCACCGACGCGGTCATGGAATACGCCGTCGACCTGCGCGCCGGACGCCTGACGCCCCGCCAGATCGCCGCGGAGCTTGCCGCGGTGCCGCCCCGCCTGGACCCGCAGGAGATCGCCCGGGCCGCCCTGGCGGCTCCTGACCTCGCCGCGTTCCTGACCGGCTTCACGCCGCCCCATCCGCAGTACGCGGCCCTGCGCGACGTGCTGAAGCGGTACCGGACGGTCGCGGCGGCGGGCGGCTGGCCCGCGGCGGGCGAGGGACCGGTGCTGAAGCCGGGCATGCGGGACGCCGGCGTGCCGGCCTTGCGGCGGCGCCTCGCCGCGACCGGCGACTATGCCGGCAAGGACCTCTCCTCCACGCTGTACGACGCTCCCCTGGAGGCGGCGGTGAAGCGGTTCCAGTCCTACAACGGCCTCAGCCAGGACGGCGTGGTCGGCGCCTCGACGCGGGCGGCTCTCAACGTCCCGGCGGCCCGGCGGGTCGGCCAGATCATCGCCAACATGGAGCGCTGGCGCTGGATGGAGGATGACCTGGGCGAGCGGCACGTCATGGTGAACATACCCGGCTACACCCTCAAGGGCGTGGCGCCGGGGGTCGAGCCGCTGCGCATGCCCGTGATCGTCGGCACCGTGGAGCGGCCGACGCCGGTGTTCAGCCACCGCATCAACCATCTGGTGTTCAATCCGACCTGGACGATTCCGCCCACGGTCGCCCGCAACGACATCCTGCCGAAGCTGATCCGCAATCCCGGCTACCTGAAGGAGCACGACATAACCCTGTACGAGAGCTGGGCGGCCGGCGCGCGGAAGCTCGACGCCCGGGGGATCGACTGGCGGAGCGTCGGGTCCAGGATCACCCGTTACCGGATGCGCCAGGATCCGGGACCGAAGAACTCGTTGGGACAGGTCAAGTTCATGTTCCCCAACGATTTCGACGTCTACCTGCACGACACCCCGGCGCGCGACAAGTTCAGCCGCAACGCCCGCGGCCTGTCGTCGGGCTGCGTCCGCGTCGGCGACCCCGACGCCCTGGCCCGGTTCCTGATGGAAGGCATGGCGGACTGGACGGAAGAGCGGCGCCGGCAGGTGCTCGACGCCGGGGAGACGAAGACCGTCTGGCTGCGGCAATCGATCCCGGTCCACCTGACGTACCAGACCGTCTTCGTCGATGACGCCGGCCGGACCCAGTTCCGGGAGGATATCTATGACCGCGACGGCGCCTTCATGAACGCCCTGATGAAGCGGCTGCCGACCCAGCAGACCGTGGCGCAGGCGGTGGACTGA
- a CDS encoding zinc-dependent alcohol dehydrogenase family protein yields the protein MRSIRYERFGEPSDVLFLQEREKPRPGPGEALVRLRLRSINPADLLQVRGLYGQLPQLPATAGMEGVGVVEELGEGVGEGTGPAVGSRVMPLGSPVWQEYACVKAAALLPIPDAMPDPVAAQAFVNPVTAWLMTVEELKLKPDDTVLVTAAGSALGRIVIQLSRRLGFKVIGTVRRAAQADELMALGAHAVVSTADEDLRGRVLELTGGRGADGAIEAVGGAVGAAAAGALAPGGTMLVYGLMSGEPIPVPVTDMIFKSLRIRGFWLADWARTAPEEARRAAISKVFGLLAQGEIDLPVSAVYDLADIRDAVLAAESSGRPGKVLLGG from the coding sequence ATGCGAAGTATTCGATACGAGCGCTTCGGCGAGCCGTCGGATGTCCTTTTCCTGCAGGAGCGGGAAAAACCCCGGCCCGGCCCCGGCGAGGCGCTGGTGCGCCTCCGGCTGCGCTCGATCAATCCGGCCGACCTGCTCCAGGTCCGCGGCCTCTACGGCCAGTTGCCGCAGCTCCCGGCGACCGCCGGGATGGAAGGCGTCGGGGTGGTCGAGGAACTGGGCGAAGGCGTCGGGGAAGGGACCGGCCCGGCGGTCGGCAGCCGGGTCATGCCGCTGGGGAGCCCGGTTTGGCAGGAATATGCCTGCGTCAAGGCGGCGGCGCTGCTCCCGATCCCCGACGCCATGCCCGACCCGGTCGCGGCGCAGGCCTTCGTCAACCCGGTCACCGCATGGCTCATGACGGTGGAGGAGCTGAAGCTCAAGCCGGACGACACGGTCCTGGTGACGGCGGCCGGCTCGGCCCTGGGGCGCATCGTCATCCAGCTCTCCCGGCGCCTCGGGTTCAAGGTGATCGGCACCGTGCGCCGGGCGGCCCAGGCCGACGAGCTGATGGCGCTGGGCGCCCACGCCGTCGTCTCGACCGCCGACGAGGACCTGCGCGGGCGCGTGCTGGAACTGACCGGCGGCCGGGGCGCCGACGGCGCGATCGAGGCGGTCGGCGGCGCGGTCGGGGCGGCGGCGGCGGGCGCGCTGGCGCCGGGAGGCACGATGCTGGTCTATGGCCTGATGTCCGGCGAGCCGATTCCGGTCCCGGTCACCGACATGATCTTCAAGAGCTTGCGGATCAGGGGCTTCTGGCTGGCAGACTGGGCCCGGACGGCGCCGGAGGAAGCGCGCCGCGCCGCGATTTCCAAGGTGTTCGGCCTGCTGGCCCAAGGGGAGATCGATCTTCCGGTGTCCGCCGTCTATGATCTGGCCGATATCCGCGACGCGGTCCTTGCCGCGGAGTCTTCCGGCCGTCCCGGCAAGGTCCTGCTCGGCGGCTAG
- a CDS encoding tetratricopeptide repeat protein, with amino-acid sequence MDTLFVALKRGFLAGTIAGLLAVGGLPARATAAQAGTDARLSAETLAAVTTVTGSYLAGRHAQQTDDWAAAAEFMGRALASDPGNLALLRRTYLLQLGDGRIGDAADLARRLTSVEPGNHLAATLLAADDVIAGRFAEAQARLAGGTDDALARYVEPIMLAWIAVGRGDLSAAWSALEPMSKAQGFAVLHNFHAGLIAEHAGDAVAAESWFLKAIGAGAPLRIVQTVGGFFERAGRPEEARALYGKFIADNPGTLLLQADLDRLARGEKPAPTVADPRQGIAEALFDIGSALNQEGAGELALMYGRIAVHLRADLPLARLMIGDILAQRTRYEAALAEYSAVGGGDGLRWTARLRSAGLLEKLGRTDEAVALLDAMAAERPERADALIELGDVQRGAERFDQAIAAYDAALERLGEPQARHWLLYYTRAISYDKTKRWTEAERDLQRALELSPDQPLLLNYLGYSWIDRGVNLDRGRSMIERAVQLKPSDGYIIDSLGWALYRLGDFGGAVTHLERAVELKPLDPTINDHLGDAYWQVGRRAEARFQWRRALQNAEEPELAKTIQAKLDNGLPRHQTAADLNAPAPQSPAPQGPAQGQPAAR; translated from the coding sequence ATGGATACTCTCTTCGTCGCTCTGAAGCGCGGCTTTCTCGCCGGTACCATCGCGGGTCTCCTCGCCGTCGGCGGGCTTCCGGCCCGGGCGACGGCGGCGCAGGCGGGGACCGATGCCCGCCTGTCCGCCGAGACCCTGGCAGCGGTGACGACGGTCACCGGCAGCTATCTCGCCGGCCGGCACGCGCAGCAGACCGACGACTGGGCCGCCGCGGCCGAATTCATGGGGCGGGCGCTCGCCAGCGATCCCGGCAACCTGGCGCTGCTGCGGCGGACCTACCTGCTGCAGCTGGGCGACGGACGGATCGGCGACGCCGCCGACCTGGCGCGCCGGCTGACCTCGGTGGAACCCGGCAATCATCTGGCGGCGACCCTGCTGGCGGCGGACGACGTGATCGCCGGCCGCTTCGCGGAGGCGCAGGCGCGGCTCGCCGGCGGCACCGACGACGCGCTGGCCCGCTATGTCGAACCGATCATGCTGGCCTGGATCGCCGTCGGCCGGGGCGACCTGTCGGCCGCCTGGTCCGCGCTGGAACCCATGTCCAAGGCCCAGGGCTTCGCAGTCCTCCACAACTTCCACGCCGGCCTGATCGCGGAGCATGCCGGCGACGCCGTCGCCGCCGAGAGCTGGTTCCTGAAGGCGATCGGCGCCGGGGCGCCGCTGCGGATCGTCCAGACCGTCGGAGGCTTCTTCGAGCGCGCCGGACGGCCGGAGGAGGCCCGCGCCCTCTATGGGAAATTCATCGCCGACAATCCCGGCACCCTGCTGCTCCAGGCCGACCTGGACCGGCTGGCGCGCGGCGAGAAGCCCGCGCCGACCGTCGCCGACCCTCGCCAGGGCATCGCCGAGGCGCTGTTCGACATCGGGAGCGCGCTGAACCAGGAAGGGGCCGGCGAGTTGGCGTTGATGTACGGCCGCATCGCGGTCCATCTGCGCGCCGACCTGCCGCTGGCCCGCCTGATGATCGGCGACATCCTGGCCCAGCGCACCCGCTACGAGGCGGCGCTGGCGGAATATTCCGCGGTCGGCGGCGGCGACGGGCTGCGCTGGACCGCCCGGCTGCGCAGCGCCGGCCTGCTGGAGAAGCTGGGCCGGACCGACGAGGCGGTGGCCCTGCTGGACGCCATGGCCGCCGAACGGCCCGAGCGGGCCGACGCGCTGATCGAGCTGGGCGACGTGCAGCGCGGGGCGGAGCGGTTCGACCAGGCGATCGCCGCCTATGACGCGGCGCTGGAACGGCTGGGCGAGCCGCAGGCGCGCCACTGGCTGCTCTACTACACGCGCGCGATCTCCTACGACAAGACCAAGCGCTGGACCGAGGCCGAGCGGGACCTCCAGCGGGCGCTGGAACTGTCCCCCGACCAGCCGCTGCTGCTCAACTACCTGGGATATTCCTGGATCGACCGCGGCGTGAACCTGGACCGCGGCCGGTCCATGATCGAGCGGGCGGTGCAGCTGAAGCCGTCCGACGGCTACATCATCGACAGTCTGGGCTGGGCGCTCTACCGCCTGGGCGATTTCGGCGGCGCCGTCACCCACCTGGAGCGCGCGGTGGAGCTGAAGCCGCTCGACCCGACCATCAACGACCATCTGGGCGACGCCTACTGGCAGGTAGGCCGCCGGGCGGAGGCGCGGTTCCAGTGGCGCCGCGCGCTTCAGAACGCCGAGGAGCCCGAACTGGCCAAGACGATCCAGGCCAAGCTCGACAACGGGCTGCCCCGGCACCAGACCGCCGCCGACCTGAACGCGCCCGCTCCGCAGTCCCCGGCTCCCCAGGGTCCCGCGCAAGGCCAGCCCGCCGCCCGATGA